TCTCCATCGAGCGAGAATGAGTACACAAAAGCACTCTTGCGCGAATACAAGAGCTATGTAGCAAGGCAGGAGGATGCTCAGTCTCAGAAACGCTGAGTCTATTGGCCTCGGATACTTACAGGAGTACAGTAATGCTGCAGAACAGCATATGAATATCCCGCGGGAAGAAATCCCGTGGTTTCCCACGATCGATGAGAGCCTGTGCACAAACTGTGGCGTTTGCCTCGAGTTCTGCGCCCATAGTGTCTATGCATTGGACGACGAACACGCGCGCGTAGTGACGCCCTACAATTGCGTTGTCGGCTGCTCCGGATGCGAAACACTATGTACCACCGGTGCCATTCGGTTTCCAGACATGGGAGAATTTATGCTGAAGCTCCACGAATTACGTACACAGTACGAAGGCTGAGAGGAAACCAACCCGGCAAGGGCATTGGGACCCGCGAAAGCGTGATACAGTTACAAAATCAGATAACCGAAAGGGACAAAACCGGCTACCCGAACCATCCATGGAGTAGCAGCCACGGACGCTCTGCAAAGACGAAGCCACGGCACTTCTCACTTCCCTCCTGGTAAGCAAAAAGTGGCCAAGGTGCGCAGCGTGAAGTGCGTGCGATGCTTGTGTAGGAGATAGAAGCGGAGGGATGCGCCGAACTCAGCTAGGACTGGAATTTACTAGTGGGGTTCGGATAGCTGCGACTGCTGCTAGAGCTTAAACCACTGTTGAACGGTGCTTTGCAGAGTCTCGCCTGATTTGTGCTGATACTCGTTCGTGTGTGGATCGTAAGTGTATTCTTGTGCCCAGGTGCTGGCATTTCGCCCGGTATCCCGCAGTGCATCGAGGATGTAAGCAATTTCTTCGTCCGTTGTCGTTGGGTGAACGGAAAGTCGCACCCATCCTGGTTTCGTGGAAAGATCCCCCTCGTTGATCTTATCGGTAATCCGGTTCGAAGTGTTGTGATCGACGTGAAGCAGATAATGGCCGTAGGTTCCGGCACACGAACATCCGCCGCGGACCTGAATGCCGTACCTGTCGTTCAGGAGCTTAACAATCAGGTTGTAGTGTATCTTCTCGAAGTAGAAGGAGATAATACCGAGGCGTTCCTCGACCGAATCTGCCAGAATGGTCAGGCCGGGAATTGCCCGCAGTCCACGGAAAAGTCTCCTCACGAGCTGTTCCTCGCGATGCAGCAGGTTCTCCACCCCCATCTGGTCTTTCAGCTCCATTGCGAGCGCCGCCCGAATGGCCTGGAGAAAGCCCGGAGTTCCCCCATCCTCGCGTTCTTCAATTTCCGGCTTGTAGCTGTACTCTCCCCATGGATTTGTCCAGAGAACGGTTCCTCCCCCGGGCTGGTCTGGTGATCGCAGATGGTAGAGGTTCGAGTCGAAAACCAAAACTCCTGATCCTCCTGGTCCGCCCAGAAACTTGTGTGGAGAAAAAACGATAGCATCCAGTTTTTCGGCCGGATTGGCGGGATGCATGTTGATAGACACATAAGGAGCGGATGCTGCGAAATCGACAAAGGCAAGCCCTCCGTGTTCGTGCATGATCTTCGCCATCGCAGAATACGGAGTCCGGATACCCGTGACGTTCGAACAGGAGGTGAAGGAGCCGATTTTCAGCTTGCGGTCCCGGTACTTCTTCAGCAAT
Above is a window of Ignavibacteriales bacterium DNA encoding:
- a CDS encoding aminotransferase class V-fold PLP-dependent enzyme; its protein translation is MIEAAELESYFEPFRRSTIGYHQPFRTPYGEKEIIYADWTASGRLYGPIETKMRDVFGPFLGNTHTETNVTGTSMTQAYRLAHQIIKNHVNAGPDDVLLFSGFGMTAAVCKLQRMLGLKIPEQIEQYVSLPPEMKPVVFVTHMEHHSNQTSWYETLADVCVIKPTSDGLVDLDDLVALLKKYRDRKLKIGSFTSCSNVTGIRTPYSAMAKIMHEHGGLAFVDFAASAPYVSINMHPANPAEKLDAIVFSPHKFLGGPGGSGVLVFDSNLYHLRSPDQPGGGTVLWTNPWGEYSYKPEIEEREDGGTPGFLQAIRAALAMELKDQMGVENLLHREEQLVRRLFRGLRAIPGLTILADSVEERLGIISFYFEKIHYNLIVKLLNDRYGIQVRGGCSCAGTYGHYLLHVDHNTSNRITDKINEGDLSTKPGWVRLSVHPTTTDEEIAYILDALRDTGRNASTWAQEYTYDPHTNEYQHKSGETLQSTVQQWFKL